One genomic region from Neisseria weaveri encodes:
- a CDS encoding methyltransferase, with the protein MLRQVFNKIPKHIAATSGCNAAELLKAAYADTAVVWRGDFHQAKQVLAAVKKRVRKPAKACAPQNIQTAFHTHRMKQAQQSRIINMLTVEIDIGFTLDLPRAPDIYAALKDVYGEDNTEPFLLPLNKLLGYIGAHEWHKKGVDIPALNGKIHVPFGVFSPLRGEYLDLVMQAPLAAHFQTAFDIGTGSGILAALLARRGISHVVGTDTNPRAIACAQNNIRRLGFERQVKIEAVDLFPQGCADLIVCNPPWLPAKPTSDVETALYDPDSMMLKAFLNGVSRHLAPGGEAWLVISDLAEHLQLRKPDFLAQHFQTASLEVVGILKTKPVHKKAADSDDPLAFARNRETTFLYRLKVAES; encoded by the coding sequence ATGCTCCGGCAGGTTTTCAATAAAATACCCAAACACATTGCCGCCACTTCAGGCTGCAATGCCGCCGAGCTGCTGAAAGCTGCCTATGCCGATACTGCCGTGGTTTGGCGGGGCGATTTTCATCAGGCCAAACAGGTTTTGGCGGCGGTAAAAAAACGGGTACGCAAACCGGCAAAAGCTTGCGCACCCCAAAATATTCAGACGGCCTTTCACACCCACCGCATGAAGCAGGCGCAACAAAGCCGGATTATCAATATGCTTACTGTTGAAATCGACATCGGATTCACATTGGATTTACCGCGCGCACCCGATATTTATGCGGCTTTAAAAGATGTTTACGGCGAAGACAATACCGAGCCTTTCCTGCTGCCGCTCAATAAGCTGTTGGGCTATATCGGCGCACACGAATGGCATAAAAAAGGCGTGGACATTCCCGCTTTAAACGGCAAAATCCATGTGCCGTTCGGCGTATTTTCGCCTTTGCGCGGCGAATATTTAGATTTGGTGATGCAGGCGCCCCTAGCCGCGCATTTTCAGACGGCCTTTGATATCGGTACGGGTTCGGGCATATTGGCAGCCTTGCTTGCCAGGCGCGGAATCAGCCATGTTGTCGGCACCGATACCAATCCGCGCGCGATTGCCTGTGCGCAAAACAATATCCGCCGCCTGGGTTTCGAACGGCAAGTTAAAATCGAAGCGGTCGATTTGTTTCCGCAAGGCTGTGCCGATCTGATTGTCTGCAATCCGCCTTGGCTGCCTGCCAAACCGACTTCGGATGTCGAAACCGCTTTATACGATCCCGATTCTATGATGCTGAAAGCCTTTCTGAACGGTGTCAGCCGACACCTGGCGCCCGGCGGAGAAGCCTGGCTGGTTATTTCCGATTTGGCCGAACATCTTCAGCTGCGCAAACCGGATTTTCTGGCCCAACATTTTCAGACGGCCTCTTTGGAAGTGGTCGGTATTCTGAAAACCAAACCTGTTCATAAAAAAGCCGCCGACAGTGATGATCCGTTGGCTTTTGCACGCAACCGCGAAACCACTTTTCTTTATCGCTTAAAAGTTGCCGAAAGCTGA
- a CDS encoding heavy metal translocating P-type ATPase, producing MSKTCFHCGLDVPENIDLPIVYEGSEQPACCAGCQSVAQSIIDAGLGNYYKQRTADAVQAALPPEEILNQLKLYDLPEVQADFVETGSDGYREAVLMLGGITCAACTWLIEQQLLRMQGVVRVDLNYSTQRVRVVWDDSLIRLSDILLKIRNTGYTAEPYDAQKVEQQAQKLRKQSLIRLAVAGLAMMQTMMFAIPTYLYGNEIEPQYLAMLHWGAFLMVLPVMFYSAVPFYQGAWRDLKNRRTGMDTPVALAIVLAFVAGVYALFTNAGQGMYFESVAMFVFFLLGGRFMEQVARRKAGDAAERLVKLVPAFCRRLPDYPASEAAVEAAVVQLGEGDVVLVRAGEVIPVDGTVLSGESEVDEAMLTGESLPVFKEAGSTVAAGTLNAASPLIVRADTVGGSTRLAHIVKLLDRALSQKPRIAEMADKYAAAFVLGLLLMAVPVFIGWTVYADAQSALWITVALLVITCPCALSLATPTALAASTGTLASEGVLVGGSRSLETLADIQDVVFDKTGTLTKGNLALVDTALFGVYDKHAMLAVAKALEEQSEHPVARAFMRAEISDGHVVEVKRRVNRVGHGIQATLVLNGYEQVWAIGTEAFVAEIAGERPSENLLHHNGSVVYLGNSLGFQAAFLLADEVKEHIPAMLADLKRQGLKLHILSGDREQTVRALAEQLGLDGVRAQAAPEDKLAYVETLQRQSRKVLMVGDGINDAPVLAQADVSVAVAGGADVARDGADVVLLNDDMRVLPVMLDQAKRTRKIIHQNLIWASAYNFIAVPLAVFGYVTPWLAALGMSLSSLLVTGNALRLLKRKS from the coding sequence ATGAGTAAAACCTGTTTCCATTGCGGGCTGGACGTGCCTGAGAATATCGATTTGCCGATTGTGTATGAAGGTAGCGAACAGCCTGCCTGTTGTGCAGGCTGTCAGTCGGTGGCGCAGAGCATTATCGATGCCGGTTTGGGCAATTACTATAAGCAGCGTACGGCAGATGCGGTGCAGGCTGCGCTGCCGCCTGAAGAAATTTTGAATCAGTTGAAATTGTATGACTTGCCTGAAGTGCAGGCTGATTTTGTGGAAACGGGTTCGGACGGTTATCGCGAAGCGGTGTTGATGTTGGGTGGAATTACCTGTGCGGCCTGTACTTGGCTGATTGAGCAGCAGTTATTGCGTATGCAGGGCGTGGTTCGTGTGGATTTGAATTACAGTACCCAGCGCGTGCGGGTGGTTTGGGACGACAGCCTTATCCGGCTTTCCGATATCTTGTTGAAAATCCGTAATACGGGTTACACGGCAGAGCCTTATGATGCGCAAAAAGTGGAACAGCAGGCGCAAAAACTTCGTAAACAGTCGTTGATCCGCCTGGCTGTTGCAGGTTTGGCGATGATGCAGACGATGATGTTTGCCATTCCTACTTATCTTTACGGCAACGAGATTGAGCCGCAATATCTGGCCATGCTGCATTGGGGGGCGTTTTTAATGGTGTTGCCGGTGATGTTTTATTCTGCCGTACCGTTTTATCAGGGTGCGTGGCGTGATTTGAAAAACCGCCGTACGGGTATGGATACGCCGGTGGCTTTGGCGATTGTTTTGGCGTTTGTGGCCGGTGTTTATGCTTTGTTTACCAATGCCGGGCAGGGGATGTATTTTGAATCGGTTGCGATGTTTGTCTTTTTCCTGTTGGGCGGCCGTTTTATGGAGCAGGTTGCCAGACGTAAGGCAGGAGATGCGGCGGAGCGTTTGGTAAAACTTGTGCCGGCGTTTTGCCGCAGGCTGCCTGATTATCCGGCGAGCGAAGCGGCGGTTGAAGCGGCTGTGGTGCAGTTGGGTGAAGGCGATGTGGTCTTGGTGCGTGCCGGTGAAGTGATTCCGGTTGACGGAACGGTTTTGTCGGGCGAAAGCGAAGTTGACGAAGCCATGTTGACGGGAGAAAGTCTGCCGGTATTTAAAGAAGCAGGTTCTACTGTGGCGGCGGGTACGTTGAATGCGGCCAGTCCTTTGATTGTGCGCGCTGATACGGTGGGTGGAAGCACACGTTTGGCGCATATTGTGAAACTGTTGGATCGGGCGTTGTCGCAAAAGCCGCGTATCGCGGAAATGGCGGATAAATATGCGGCGGCGTTCGTGCTCGGCCTACTGTTGATGGCGGTTCCGGTGTTTATCGGTTGGACCGTTTATGCAGACGCACAATCGGCTTTGTGGATTACGGTGGCTTTGTTGGTAATTACTTGTCCGTGTGCTTTATCGTTGGCGACGCCGACGGCGTTGGCGGCTTCGACGGGAACACTGGCTTCGGAAGGGGTATTGGTCGGCGGCAGCCGTAGCTTGGAGACTCTGGCGGATATTCAGGATGTGGTATTCGATAAAACGGGCACGTTAACCAAAGGTAATCTGGCTTTGGTTGATACGGCATTGTTCGGCGTGTACGACAAACATGCAATGCTGGCTGTGGCTAAGGCATTGGAAGAACAGTCGGAACATCCCGTGGCGCGTGCTTTTATGCGTGCCGAAATTTCAGACGGCCATGTTGTTGAAGTCAAAAGACGGGTGAACCGTGTCGGGCACGGCATTCAGGCTACATTGGTTTTGAATGGCTATGAGCAGGTTTGGGCGATTGGGACGGAAGCGTTTGTTGCCGAGATTGCAGGTGAGAGGCCGTCTGAAAATTTGCTTCATCACAACGGCAGCGTGGTTTATTTGGGCAACAGCTTGGGTTTTCAGGCGGCCTTTTTACTGGCTGACGAAGTTAAAGAGCATATTCCGGCGATGTTGGCGGATTTGAAACGTCAGGGATTGAAGCTGCATATTTTGAGCGGCGATCGCGAGCAAACCGTTCGTGCGTTGGCGGAGCAGTTGGGTTTGGACGGAGTCCGCGCCCAGGCCGCTCCGGAGGATAAATTGGCCTATGTGGAAACCTTGCAGCGGCAAAGCCGCAAAGTGCTGATGGTGGGCGACGGTATCAATGATGCGCCGGTGTTGGCCCAGGCTGATGTTTCGGTGGCGGTGGCGGGTGGCGCGGATGTGGCCAGAGACGGCGCGGACGTGGTGTTGTTGAACGACGATATGCGTGTTTTGCCGGTGATGCTGGATCAGGCCAAACGCACGCGCAAGATTATCCATCAGAATCTGATTTGGGCGAGTGCCTATAACTTTATTGCCGTACCGTTGGCGGTGTTCGGCTATGTTACGCCGTGGCTGGCGGCTTTGGGTATGAGCTTGAGTTCGCTGTTGGTAACGGGTAATGCGTTGCGTTTGTTGAAACGGAAAAGCTGA